A stretch of the Plodia interpunctella isolate USDA-ARS_2022_Savannah chromosome Z, ilPloInte3.2, whole genome shotgun sequence genome encodes the following:
- the AcCoAS gene encoding acetyl-coenzyme A synthetase, translating into MTRVYQPTDYVVEKSRVSSFEKYKEMHKKSLEDPEGFWSEIANEFYWQTPPQPGNFVSYNFDINKGNVFVKWMEGAVTNVCFNLLDRNVRKGHGDKIAYYWEGNHPDDYSRVTYKKLTELVCQFGNALRDSGVGKGDRVAVYMPMILETVVCMLACARIGAVHSVVFAGFSSDSLAERMSDCNAKVLVTADGAWRGEKLLVLKNICDEAQQKAKQKYNHNVNTCIVVSHLNRVTPCGRLPDDIRTLYKWNDEKDIWWHDLVEGQSTICPPEWMAAEDPLFMLYTSGSTGKPKGVLHTTAGYLVYATATFRYVFDYAEKDIYWCTADVGWITGHTYVVYSPLANAATSVIFEGTPFYPDNDRYWALVDKYKVTQFYTAPTAIRALTKCGDEYVKMHDLKSLRVLGSVGEPINPEAWLWYYNLIGGGRCSIADTFWQTETGGHVLTSLPGATPMKPGAAGFPFFGVEPSLLDENGQVIEGPGEGYLVFAQPWPGIMRTLFGDHQRYQQVYFSKFPGYYCTGDGARRDEDGFLWVTGRIDDMLNVSGHLMSTAEVEGVLTEEPRVSEAAVVSKPHPIKGESLYCFVILNDGAVFDADLINSLKKLVRQRIGAFAAPDVIQYAPGLPKTRSGKIMRRILRKVAMGDHDIGDTSTLADPGVVEELFKSRP; encoded by the exons ATGACGCGAGTTTATCAGCCTACCGATTATGTCGTCGAAAAATCGCGCGTATCATCCttcgaaaaatataaagagaTGCACAAAAAATCCCTCGAGGACCCTGAGGGTTTCTGGTCTGAAATAGCCAATGAATTCTATTGGCAAACGCCGCCGCAGCCCGGTAACTTCGTGTCCTATAATTTCGATATAAACAAGGGGAATGTTTTTGTCAAATGGATGGAAGGCGCCGTAACTAACGTTTGTTTCAACCTCCTGGATCGGAACGTGAGGAAAGGGCATGGAGATAAAATTGCATATTATTG GGAGGGCAACCACCCGGACGACTATAGCCGCGTGACTTACAAGAAGCTGACGGAGCTGGTGTGTCAGTTCGGGAACGCCCTGCGCGACAGCGGAGTGGGGAAGGGGGATCGGGTGGCGGTGTACATGCCCATGATTCTGGAGACGGTCGTCTGCATGTTGGCTTGCGCGAGGATCGGCGCTGTCCACTCCGTTGta TTCGCAGGCTTCTCATCAGATTCCCTAGCGGAGCGGATGTCGGACTGCAATGCTAAGGTCCTGGTCACAGCGGACGGCGCCTGGCGCGGGGAGAAGCTCTTGGTGCTGAAGAATATTTGTGACGAAGCTCAGCAGAAAGCCAAACAGAAGTACAACCACAACGTCAACACATGCATAGTTGTCTCCCACCTCAACCGGGTGACGCCTTGCGGTCGCTTGCCTGATGATATACGGACATTG TACAAATGGAATGATGAGAAGGACATCTGGTGGCACGACCTGGTCGAGGGGCAGTCTACGATCTGCCCCCCGGAATGGATGGCTGCGGAAGACCCTCTGTTTATGCTCTACACTAG TGGGTCAACGGGAAAACCTAAAGGAGTGCTACACACCACGGCCGGCTATCTGGTGTATGCGACGGCGACGTTCCGATACGTATTCGACTATGCGGAGAAAGACATCTACTGGTGCACTGCCGACGTCGGCTGGATCACCGGACACACCTACGTCGTCTACTCCCCGTTGGCTAACGCTGCCACTTCTGTTATC TTCGAAGGCACCCCATTCTACCCCGACAACGATCGCTACTGGGCCCTGGTGGACAAGTACAAGGTGACACAGTTTTACACCGCGCCCACTGCCATCCGAGCGCTGACCAAATGCGGGGATGAATACGTCAAAAT GCATGATTTGAAAAGCCTGCGCGTGCTGGGCAGTGTCGGTGAGCCTATAAACCCGGAGGCGTGGTTGTGGTACTACAACCTGATCGGCGGCGGCCGGTGCTCCATCGCTGACACCTTCTGGCAGACGGAGACGGGCGGCCACGTGCTGACCAGCCTGCCCGGGGCCACGCCCATGAAACCAGGGGCTGCC GGATTCCCGTTCTTTGGCGTGGAGCCGAGCCTGCTTGATGAGAACGGGCAGGTGATCGAAGGGCCGGGCGAGGGCTACTTGGTGTTCGCGCAGCCCTGGCCCGGCATCATGCGGACCCTCTTCGGCGACCACCAGCGTTACCAGCAGGTCTACTTCTCCAAATTCCCCGGCTACTACTGCACGGGCGATG GTGCAAGAAGAGACGAAGATGGCTTTTTGTGGGTGACCGGTCGCATAGACGATATGCTCAATGTATCTGGGCATCTGATGTCCACTGCTGAAGTAGAGGGCGTGCTGACTGAGGAGCCGAGGGTCTCCGAAGCCGCAGTGGTTTCCAAGCCGCATCCGATCAAGGGAGAATCACTGTACTGCTTTGTCATTCTTAATGACGGAGCAGTATTCGACGCAGATCTAATAAACAGTCTGAAGAAACTCGTGAGACAAAGGATTGGAGCGTTCGCTGCCCCAGACGTGATCCAGTATGCACCTGGCCTGCCCAAGACCAGGTCCGGGAAGATCATGCGGCGGATACTGAGGAAAGTCGCTATGGGAGACCACGACATTGGCGACACGTCCACCCTGGCCGACCCAGGAGTGGTGGAGGAGCTCTTCAAGAGTAGGCCCTAA
- the LOC128683148 gene encoding uncharacterized protein LOC128683148 codes for MAANTIPWSEWLITVNSDIKVLWSAQPTYLLSQAVFVIAGIITLLHAFRKGGRWPYFWLAVVLHGQYADNFWHIVMPEYDNFWHSQTPVMLLGQRLPLHIIFLYPAFIYHAAFAVSRLNLPIYAEPFAVGVLTVLIDIPYDIVAVKFVHWTWHDTDPNVADRHYWVPWTSYYFHACFTASFYYLFYASRKWFAPKVDQWQSAGFCKEFKSLLVSVLLGMPGGVLMFVPIYHPLHDYLGIHTEVTFFVLFSIFGAVILRGLLDEREECKVKLSAIDYTLIIQLAAHYLLYLVFVIFFHPEREWSLGFHEPVGPCNEQTTLYTPFGQILHKRKYFCPDNYDEKYFDFECVEGPKPQPGALWYTICGTRFENRSEYITVILTIVFVAFNIFYALYFRTGPASGVQPSKKMKTK; via the exons ATGGCGGCAAATACGATACCG TGGAGCGAGTGGCTGATTACTGTCAACTCTGACATAAAGGTGTTGTGGTCCGCACAGCCCACCTACCTGCTGTCTCAGGCCGTATTTGTAATCGCGGGTATCATCACCCTGTTACACG CTTTCAGGAAAGGTGGTAGGTGGCCGTATTTCTGGCTGGCTGTGGTGCTGCACGGACAATATGCTGACAACTTCTGGCACATCGTCATGCCAGAGTACGACAACTTCTGGCATTCTCAAACGCCTGTCATGTTGCTGGGCCAACGTCTTCCTTTGCacattatatttcttt ATCCAGCCTTCATATATCACGCAGCCTTCGCGGTGTCTCGTCTGAATTTGCCCATATACGCTGAGCCGTTCGCCGTGGGTGTCTTGACGGTGCTCATCGACATTCCGTACGACATAGTCGCCGTAAAGTTCGTGCACTGGACCTGGCACGACACGGACCCGAACGTAGCCGACAGACACTACTGGGTGCCGTGGACCTCCTACTACTTCCACGCTTGTTTCACCGCCAGCttctattatttgttttatgccAGCCGCAAGTGGTTTGCGCCGAAGGTCGACCAATGGCAATCAGCTGG CTTCTGCAAGGAGTTCAAATCTTTATTGGTGTCCGTCCTCTTGGGCATGCCGGGCGGAGTGCTGATGTTCGTGCCCATCTACCACCCCCTCCACGACTACCTCGGCATACACACTGAAGTTACCTTCTTCGTCCTCTTCTCCATTTTTGGCGCCGTAATTCTGCGCGGTCTGCTAGATGAGCGCGAGGAATGTAAAGTCAA ACTAAGCGCAATCGACTACACGCTGATTATACAGTTGGCGGCGCATTACCTGCTATATCTCGTGTTCGTGATTTTCTTCCACCCCGAGAGAGAGTGGTCCCTAGGCTTTCACGAGCCAGTGGGCCCATGCAACGAACAGACCACCCTATACACGCCATTTGGACAG ATATTACACAAACGAAAATACTTCTGCCCAGACAATTACGATGAGAAGTATTTTGATTTCGAATGTGTTGAGGGACCAAAGCCGCAGCCCGGAGCGTTATGGTACACCATATGTGGAACTAGATTCGA gaaTCGCTCGGAGTATATAACTGTCATATTAACGATAGTGTTCGTGGCCTTCAATATATTCTACGCGCTGTACTTCAGAACTGGGCCTGCTTCCGGTGTACAGCCCTCcaagaaaatgaaaacaaaataa